A region from the Serinus canaria isolate serCan28SL12 chromosome 10, serCan2020, whole genome shotgun sequence genome encodes:
- the OAZ2 gene encoding LOW QUALITY PROTEIN: ornithine decarboxylase antizyme 2 (The sequence of the model RefSeq protein was modified relative to this genomic sequence to represent the inferred CDS: deleted 1 base in 1 codon) produces the protein MINTQDSSILPLSNCPQLQCCRHIVPGPLWCSDAPHPLSKIPGGRGGGRDPSLSALIYKDEKITVSQDVPVHEGKPHIVHFQYKVTEVKTSSWDAVLSNQSLFVEIPDGLLADGSKEGLSALLEFAEEKMKVNYVFICFRKSREDRAPLLKTFSFLGFEIVRPGHPAVPSRPDVMFMVYPLDQSSSSDEE, from the exons ATGATAAACACCCAGGACAG TAGTATTTTACCTTTGAGTAActgtccccagctgcagtgctgcaggcacatCGTTCCAGGGCCTCTGTGGTGCTCC GATGCCCCTCACCCACTGTCGAAGATCCCCGGTGGGCGAGGGGGTGGCAGGGATCCTTCTCTTTCAGCTCTGATATATAAG gaTGAGAAGATCACTGTTAGCCAAGATGTCCCAGTGCATGAAGGGAAGCCTCACATTGTCCACTTCCAGTACAAGGTCACAGAGGTGAAGACCTCCTCCTGGGATGCAGTGCTCTCAAACCAGAGCCTCTTTGTGGAAATCCCTGATGGATTATTAGCTGATGGAAGCAAAGAAGG GTTGTCAGCACTGCTGGagtttgctgaagaaaaaatgaaagtcaACTATGTCTTCATCTgcttcagaaaaagcagagaagatcGAG CTCCACTCCTGAAGACATTCAGCTTCTTGGGCTTTGAGATCGTGCGGCCTGGCCATCCCGCTGTCCCATCGCGGCCCGACGTGATGTTCATGGTGTACCCCCTGGATCAGAGCTCTTCCTCCGATGAAGAATAG